A single genomic interval of Juglans regia cultivar Chandler chromosome 1, Walnut 2.0, whole genome shotgun sequence harbors:
- the LOC108986673 gene encoding protein phosphatase 2C and cyclic nucleotide-binding/kinase domain-containing protein, with protein sequence MGCVYSRVCIGEVTTPRIKGTQNASTGEIGVFSPASSDDGEGAEIRDRFNQLDHNRDPELGVTRLSRVSAQFLPPDGSRTVKVPAGNYELRYSFLSQRGYYPDALDKANQDSFCIHTPFGTNPDDHFFGVFDGHGEFGAQCSQFVKRKLCENLLRNSKFNVDAVEACHGAFLTTNSQLHADSLDDSMSGTTAITVLVRGRTIYVANSGDSRAVIAERRGKDIAAVDLSIDQTPFRADELERVRLCGARVLTLDQIEGLKNPNVQCWGTEEGDDGDPPRLWVPNGMYPGTAFTRSIGDSIAESIGVVATPEIVVLELTPDHPFLVIASDGVFEFLSSQTVVDMVTKFKDPRDACAAIVAESYRLWLQYETRTDDITVIVVHINGLTDTAGGQSATHGAFLRPPVPHVIEMTGSESPSTFSWNSKNHRVRHDLSRARLRAIESSLENGQIWVPPPPAHRKSWEEEAHIERALHDHFLFRKLTDTQCHVLLDCMQRVEVEPGEVVVKQGGEGDCFYVVGSGEFEVLATQEEQNGEVPRVLQRYTAERLSSFGELALMYNKPLQASVRSVTSGTLWALKREDFRGILMSEFSNLSSLKLLRSVDLLSRLTILQLSHIADSLSEVSFSDGQTIVDKNEGLSALYIIQKGHVRITFDSDLLRNPNVSSLMSDNLKDSDNPQSSPELSVEKIEGSYFGEWALIGEYIGSLRAVAMGNVICALLTKENFDSVVGPLTKLSEDEHKSRNYSSDFPKDFAKSIDVSAFAKIQLSDLEWRRCLCSTDCSEIGLVLLRDSENLLSLKRFAKQKVKGLGKEAQVLKEKNLMKSLSPSACVPQVLCTCANQVHAGILLNTCLACPLASILHTPLNEPSALFFAASLISALENLHKNGVLYRGVSPDVLMLDQTGYIQLVDFRFGKKLHGERTFTICGMADSLAPEIVQGKGHGLPADWWALGVLVYFMLQGEMPFGSWRESELDTFAKIAKGQLNLSESLSPEAVDLLTKLLEVDENTRLGSQGPNSVKCHPWFNGIDWEGIMNHSFPVPQEITSRIAQHLEGYSEECSTLVSFSQTVDEPNVPEWLDDW encoded by the exons ATGGGTTGCGTTTATTCGAGGGTTTGTATCGGCGAGGTTACTACTCCGAGAATCAAAGGTACCCAAAATGCGAGCACGGGGGAGATCGGCGTGTTCTCTCCGGCCTCTTCCGACGACGGCGAAGGGGCCGAAATTAGGGACCGGTTCAACCAATTGGACCACAACAGAGACCCCGAGTTGGGCGTCACcaggctctctagggtttcggCTCAGTTCCTACCGCCAGATGGGTCGAGAACCGTGAAGGTTCCCGCAGGGAACTACGAATTACGGTATTCCTTTTTGTCTCAAAGAGGGTATTACCCTGATGCTCTTGATAAGGCTAACCAGGACAGCTTTTGCATTCACACACCGTTTGGTACTAACCCGGACGACCATTTCTTTGGGGTCTTTGATGGCCATGGCGAATTCGGAGCTCAGTGTTCGCAGTTTGTGAAGCGAAAGTTATGTGAGAATTTGCTTCGTAACAGTAAATTTAATGTTGATGCTGTTGAGGCATGTCATGGTGCCTTTTTAACGACGAATTCGCAACTACATGCTGATAGTTTGGATGATAGTATGAGTGGAACCACTGCAATTACTGTACTTGTTCGTGGTAGGACTATATATGTAGCGAATTCTGGTGATTCCAGAGCGGTTATTGCGGAGAGGAGAGGGAAGGATATTGCGGCCGTAGACCTTTCGATTGATCAGACGCCATTCCGAGCGGATGAGCTTGAAAGAGTTAGGCTTTGTGGTGCCAGAGTGCTTACACTGGATCAGATCGAGGGGTTGAAGAACCCGAATGTGCAGTGTTGGGGCACCGAAGAAGGTGATGATGGCGATCCACCGAGATTGTGGGTGCCAAATGGGATGTATCCCGGCACGGCTTTTACACGCAGTATTGGTGATTCGATTGCTGAGTCAATTGGGGTTGTTGCTACCCCTGAAATTGTTGTTTTGGAGCTCACACCGGATCATCCTTTCTTAGTGATTGCAAGCGATGGGGTATTCGAGTTTCTATCTAGCCAAACCGTGGTTGACATG GTTACAAAATTTAAGGATCCCCGTGATGCTTGTGCTGCAATTGTTGCAGAATCTTATAGACTTTGGCTGCAGTATGAAACCCGTACAGATGATATTACCGTGATTGTTGTGCATATTAATGGATTAACTGAC actGCTGGGGGTCAATCAGCAACTCATGGTGCATTTTTACGCCCCCCAGTTCCTCATGTTATAGAGATGACAGGATCAGAGTCTCCTTCGACCTTTAGCTGGAACTCTAAGAACCATCGTGTAAGGCATGATTTATCACGGGCACGTCTCCGTGCCATTGAAAGTTCCCTGGAGAATGGGCAAATTTGGGTTCCTCCGCCTCCGGCCCACAGGAAGTCTTGGGAAGAAGAA GCACACATTGAACGGGCACTCCATGACCACTTCCTCTTCAGAAAACTTACTGACACCCAGTGTCATGTGTTGTTGGATTGTATGCAAAGAGTTGAGGTCGAGCCAGGGGAAGTTGTAGTTAAACAG GGTGGTGAAGGTGACTGCTTTTATGTTGTTGGCAGTGGAGAATTCGAGGTCTTGGCAACCCAG GAAGAACAAAATGGTGAGGTCCCAAGGGTTCTGCAGCGCTATACAGCTGAAAGGTTATCATCCTTCGGGGAGCTGGCTTTAAT GTATAACAAACCACTCCAGGCCTCTGTTCGTTCTGTAACGAGTGGAACTCTCTGGGCTTTAAAGAGAGAGGATTTTCGAGGAATTTTAATGTCAGAGTTCTCTAATTTGTCATCCTTGAAGTTGCTTCGATCAGTAGATCTTCTTTCAAGATTGACAATCTTACAGCTGAGTCACATTGCAGATTCCCTTTCTGAAGTTTCCTTCTCAGATGGGCAGACAATAGTTGACAAA AATGAAGGCCTTTCTGCATTGTACATTATCCAGAAGGGACATGTGAGAATTACTTTTGATTCCGATTTATTGAGGAATCCAAATGTTTCCAGCCTCATGTCTgacaatctaaaagatagtgATAATCCCCAGAGCAGTCCAGAGCTCTCAGTGGAGAAAATAGAGGGAAGCTATTTTGGTGAATGGGCCCTTATTGGTGAATATATAGGTTCCTTGAGAGCAGTTGCTATGGGCAATGTTATATGTGCCCTTTTAACGaaggaaaattttgattcaGTTGTTGGCCCTTTAACCAAGCTTTCTGAGGATGAACACAA GTCAAGGAACTATTCCTCTGATTTTCCCAAGGACTTTGCCAAGAGTATTGATGTTTCAGCTTTTGCTAAAATTCAGCTCTCTGATTTG GAATGGAGGAGGTGTCTATGTTCCACTGATTGCAGTGAGATTGGGCTTGTACTGTTAAGAGACTCAG AAAATCTGCTTAGTTTGAAGAGATTTGCAAAGCAGAAGGTCAAAGGTCTGGGAAAGGAAGCACAGgtcttaaaagagaaaaacctgATGAAGAGTTTGAGTCCTTCAGCTTGTGTACCTCAGGTTCTGTGTACTTGTGCCAATCAAGTTCATGCTGGCATACTTCTAAATACATGCCTTGCTTGCCCTTTGGCTTCCATACTTCACACCCCACTCAATGAACCATCTGCACTATTCTTTGCTGCCTCTCTCATTTCTGCCTTAGAAAATCTACACAAG AATGGTGTTCTTTACAGAGGTGTATCCCCTGATGTTTTAATGTTGGATCAAACAGGATATATACAG CTAGTGGACTTCAGATTTGGGAAGAAGTTACACGGCGAGAGGACATTTACAATTTGTGGGATGGCAGATTCTTTAGCTCCAGAGATAGTCCAGGGAAAAGGCCATGGTTTACCTGCTGATTG GTGGGCGTTAGGAGTCTTGGTATATTTCATGCTACAAGGTGAAATGCCATTTGGGTCATGGAGAGAAAGCGAGCTTGATACGTTTGCTAAGATTGCTAAAGGACAGCTAAATCTTTCAGAGAGTTTAAGCCCTGAAGCTGTTGATCTCCTCACCAAG TTACTTGAAGTTGATGAAAACACAAGACTTGGAAGCCAAGGTCCTAATTCTGTCAAATGCCATCCGTGGTTTAATGGTATTGACTGGGAAGGGATTATGAATCATAGCTTTCCTGTTCCTCAAGAGATCACCTCCCGAATAGCGCAACATTTAGAAGGTTATTCTGAGGAATGCAGTACTCTAGTTTCCTTTTCTCAGACTGTAGACGAACCCAACGTTCCTGAATGGCTTGATGACTGGTAG
- the LOC108986662 gene encoding E3 ubiquitin-protein ligase ATL42-like, whose translation MIRLSFLILHIYFMFFHVEAQTSSNLGDESQSFQPSLAVVLGILLVMFSLTILLLVYAKFCHRRASVHGNIQHLGFIRSSSRFSGIDKTVIESLPFFRFSSLNGSKEGLECAVCLSKFEDIEILRLLPKCKHAFHIDCIDNWLEKHSSCPLCRHRVSVEDPTIFTYTNSMRLMDQSEMRGDSTIELFVQREEDRRGSSRFSLGSSFRKAGKVDKEEKSLMQEEEAGYGEEAHGVLHKHNHKIIASDFVFKNRWSSVSSSDLMFLNSEMLNATSSNRFSSLDSNDVQSASVAGGLENEQIVKIKEEMEMKRSFDSKVSTLDKTSPISFPGLASTSDATLKLCQTSRYMNPGERRSMSEITAVSRHEDSGMKNRINGESSLVGNDVKEERLRRLWFPIARGTVQWYANRERSQHSQNTQTSAALDV comes from the coding sequence ATGATTCGATTGAGTTTTCTCATTTTGCATATTTATTTCATGTTCTTCCATGTCGAAGCACAAACTTCCTCCAACCTAGGGGATGAATCACAAAGTTTTCAACCTAGTCTTGCTGTTGTCTTGGGGATCCTCTTGGTCATGTTCTCATTGACAATCCTTCTCCTTGTCTATGCAAAATTCTGTCACAGGAGAGCTTCCGTTCATGGCAATATACAACACTTGGGATTTATCCGATCAAGCTCTCGATTTTCCGGGATCGACAAGACGGTGATCGAGTCACTTCCTTTCTTCAGATTCTCTTCTCTTAATGGGTCAAAGGAAGGACTTGAATGTGCAGTATGCCTTTCCAAGTTCGAAGATATCGAAATCCTCCGGCTGCTGCCCAAGTGCAAGCATGCCTTTCACATTGACTGCATCGACAATTGGCTTGAAAAGCACTCAAGCTGTCCTCTTTGCAGGCACAGGGTCAGCGTTGAGGACCCAACAATTTTTACATACACAAATAGCATGAGATTGATGGACCAGTCGGAGATGAGAGGCGACTCAACCATAGAGCTCTTTGTCCAGAGAGAAGAAGATCGTCGTGGGTCTTCAAGATTCAGTCTTGGAAGTAGCTTTCGAAAAGCTGGAAAGGTTGACAAGGAAGAGAAATCTTTGATGCAGGAAGAAGAAGCCGGATATGGTGAGGAGGCACATGGAGTCTTGCATAAACATAATCACAAGATCATTGcatctgattttgttttcaagaaCCGGTGGAGCAGCGTGAGTTCTTCAGACCTGATGTTCTTGAATTCGGAGATGCTTAACGCTACGTCAAGCAACAGGTTCTCTTCTTTGGATTCGAATGATGTTCAGTCGGCCTCCGTAGCAGGAGGTTTAGAAAACGAGCAGATTGTGAAGATAAAGGAAGAGATGGAGATGAAGAGATCGTTTGATAGCAAGGTTAGCACACTGGACAAAACCAGTCCAATTTCATTTCCAGGACTTGCTTCTACATCAGATGCCACATTGAAATTGTGTCAGACATCAAGGTATATGAATCCGGGCGAGAGAAGATCAATGTCTGAAATCACTGCTGTTTCGAGACATGAAGATTCGGGTATGAAGAACAGAATCAATGGGGAGTCTTCTTTGGTTGGAAATGATGTGAAAGAGGAAAGATTGAGGCGGCTTTGGTTTCCAATTGCCAGAGGAACAGTTCAATGGTATGCCAATAGAGAAAGGTCTCAACATTCTCAGAACACACAAACCTCTGCAGCATTAGATGTATAA